The following coding sequences lie in one Phyllopteryx taeniolatus isolate TA_2022b chromosome 4, UOR_Ptae_1.2, whole genome shotgun sequence genomic window:
- the sh3d19 gene encoding SH3 domain-containing protein 19 isoform X1, with protein sequence MMAEVRRRDEAEERTELHHVIDQATDHLDGSKADLLHCSHCKEEWQRIPKSSAGPLPSIRAAIKQTKANSLNDNTRDRSRPAITTISAEPLDDNNWFSASPVVFPSSPPSSWTAEIQAPPSYDQVIQEKTREEHIVRPTAAPRRSSDCTSTTCSTQTDPVRDKSAGKKPQKPPRPSLSRPECSSESGPLKSQESWDSGDQCTRSVTFHWETTAPPDPPPSATTYSVPALELRPVPLPRIKSRKQTEDNIQTLIKFEDNEVPTDAGDVSSNEYLKELLEVFSSNRDQTNQEEQVHGEMNSQRNIQARIKAFESQTAPEDGSASEPIKPQPLPRKPVKPTLVSVKPPLAARSLLVQDSQNVSSHDQTPVFKPQLPQKSAGKPTREELETLLTKGGPPHKSNPAVLTRDYSIHDEEPPLPPRPPVKHPKEPLKPNLNININNHNSTTVLRDAEYIDTPANPAPIKARPAVTRRPTTIRVPSQIVTESLQGNPPPLPARKPVGSLNTTTIPKQRSLPSIPTQELLRNKQVPLLPNQQENIRKPLPPRPPPAKPSPGRPPPPNVQTTKPPKGFLLPPRPVQGHRLYDKYTLPHGSAALDFNSSRTGEFSFQAAGPTCKQENGLKVQALHDFIPEGPGELGLKAGDIINMVERVDSEWYRGTCKGSTGYFPVNFAKVIPDAPTKPVPEKKQKPISVTWPRCVARDFEGESGEELPFAESDVGNEWAHGQMGATSAVEDLPPPPAQQQSRTNPNWVALPGMTNCASKQPEVVKPAQSSVEWVLARHDFDGKAEDELSFKRGDCILLTKHIDGDWSSGRFNGKEGLFPKAFVESRAGPKLSNNNQFEVGVVKGRAMYDFTSDCDEELSLQVGDVIINLESMDDEWFMGDLRGKRALVPKNYVQVL encoded by the exons ATGATGGCTGAAGTGAGGCGTAGAGATGAGGCGGAGGAGCGTACTGAGCTTCACCATGTCATCGACCAAGCAACAG ATCATCTTGACGGAAGCAAAGCAGATCTTTTGCATTGCAG ccattgcaaggaggaatggcagaggatccccaaatccag CGCTGGGCCTTTGCCTTCCATACGAGCTGCTATTAAACAAA CAAAGGCAAACTCTTTGAATGACAACACAAGAGACCGAAG TCGACCAGCGATCACTACCATCTCCGCGGAACCTCTGGACGACAACAACTGGTTCTCAGCATCGCCCGTGGTCTTTCCTTCCTCCCCTCCATCCAGCTGGACTGCAGAAATCCAG GCCCCACCGTCCTATGATCAGGTGATTCAAGAAAAGACCCGAGAGGAGCACATTGTTCGGCCCACAGCAGCCCCCCGGCGTTCCTCTGACTGTACTAGCACCACCTGCTCCACGCAGACCGACCCCGTCAGGGATAAATCAGCCG GTAAAAAGCCGCAAAAACCTCCAAGACCATCCTTGTCCAGACCTGAATGCTCTTCTGAAAGTGGTCCACTCAAATCACAAGAAAGCTGGGACTCAGGAGATCAGTGCACCAGATCGGTCACCTTCCACTGGGAGACGACTGCGCCACCTGACCCACCTCCTAGCGCGACGACTTATTCTGTTCCTGCTTTAGAACTGAGACCTGTCCCGCTTCCTCGCATAAAATCGAGAAAACAGACAGAAGATAACATTCAGACATTGATCAAATTTGAAGACAATGAGGTCCCCACAGATGCAGGAGATGTCTCCTCGAATGAGTATCTGAAAGAGCTGCTGGAGGTATTTAGTTCGAACAGGGACCAAACAAATCAGGAGGAACAAGTTCATGGAGAGATGAACAGTCAGCGAAACATCCAGGCCAGGATCAAGGCCTTCGAGAGCCAGACCGCCCCTGAGGATGGGAGTGCCAGTGAACCGATCAAACCGCAGCCTCTTCCCAGAAAGCCTGTGAAGCCGACGCTGGTGTCTGTTAAACCTCCGCTGGCGGCCAGATCTCTGTTGGTTCAAGACAGTCAAAATGTATCAAGCCACGATCAGACGCCAGTTTTCAAACCTCAGCTACCCCAGAAATCTGCTGGAAAGCCCACGCGAGAGGAATTGGAGACCCTGCTCACAAAGGGTGGACCCCCACACAAGTCGAACCCTGCAGTGTTAACCAGGGACTACAGCATCCACGACGAGGAGCCTCCTTTGCCGCCAAGACCGCCAGTGAAGCACCCCAAGGAACCACTGAAGCCCAATCTcaacatcaacatcaacaaCCACAATTCCACCACTGTCCTCAGAGATGCCGAATATATTGACACTCCGGCAA ATCCCGCTCCTATCAAGGCGAGACCAGCTGTAACAAGAAGGCCCACCACCATCAGAGTCCCCAGCCAAATTG TCACAGAGAGTCTTCAGGGCAATCCTCCTCCACTTCCCGCTCGGAAACCTGTAGGCTCCCTAAACACTACGACCATCCCCAAGCAAAGGTCCTTACCCAGCATCCCAACACAG GAATTGTTAAGGAACAAGCAGGTTCCATTGCTACCAAATCA GCAGGAAAATATAAGAAAACCTCTCCCGCCGCGCCCGCCTCCAGCCAAACCCAGTCCGGGACGACCTCCGCCACCCAACGTGCAGACCACCAAGCCCCCCAAAGGATTTCTCCTGCCTCCCAGACCGGTCCAGGGCCACCGTCTCTACGACAAATACACC CTTCCGCACGGATCCGCCGCCTTGGACTTTAACAGCAGCCGCACAGGAGAATTCTCATTTCAG GCTGCAGGTCCCACTTGTAAGCAAGAAAATGGACTAAAGGTTCAAGCCTTGCATGACTTCATTCCAG AGGGTCCAGGAGAGCTGGGCTTGAAGGCCGGTGACATCATCAACATGGTGGAGCGTGTGGACAGTGAATGGTACAGGGGCACTTGTAAAGGATCCACAGGTTACTTCCCAGTTAACTTCGCCAAAGTGATT CCAGATGCACCAACAAAACCTGTTCCTGAGAAGAAACAAAAGCCAATTTCTGTCAC CTGGCCAAGATGCGTGGCCCGTGATTTCGAGGGTGAGAGTGGCGAGGAGTTGCCGTTCGCGGAGAGCGACGTGGGCAACGAGTGGGCCCACGGTCAGATGGGCGCCACTTCCGCCGTCGAAGATCTGCCACCACCACCCGCTCAGCAGCAGAGTCGGACTAATCCCAACTGGGTCGCTTTGCCAG GCATGACCAATTGTGCCAGTAAGCAGCCAGAAGTGGTCAAACCGGCTCAG TCCTCGGTGGAGTGGGTCCTGGCTCGGCACGACTTTGACGGCAAGGCGGAGGACGAGCTGTCCTTCAAGCGGGGCGACTGCATCCTCCTCACCAAGCACATCGACGGCGATTGGAGCAGTGGAAGATTCAACGGCAAAGAAGGACTCTTTCCCAAGGCTTTTGTGGAGAGTCGCGCAG GTCCAAAGTTGTCGAATAATAACCAGTTTGAAGTGGGTGTCGTGAAGGGAAGGGCCATGTACGACTTCACTTCTGACTGCGATGAAGAGCTCTCTTTGCAG GTCGGGGACGTCATCATTAACCTGGAGTCCATGGATGACGAATGGTTCATGGGTGACTTGAGGGGTAAACGGGCCCTAGTGCCAAAAAACTATGTTCAAGTGCTCTGA
- the sh3d19 gene encoding SH3 domain-containing protein 19 isoform X2: MMAEVRRRDEAEERTELHHVIDQATDHLDGSKADLLHCSAGPLPSIRAAIKQTKANSLNDNTRDRSRPAITTISAEPLDDNNWFSASPVVFPSSPPSSWTAEIQAPPSYDQVIQEKTREEHIVRPTAAPRRSSDCTSTTCSTQTDPVRDKSAGKKPQKPPRPSLSRPECSSESGPLKSQESWDSGDQCTRSVTFHWETTAPPDPPPSATTYSVPALELRPVPLPRIKSRKQTEDNIQTLIKFEDNEVPTDAGDVSSNEYLKELLEVFSSNRDQTNQEEQVHGEMNSQRNIQARIKAFESQTAPEDGSASEPIKPQPLPRKPVKPTLVSVKPPLAARSLLVQDSQNVSSHDQTPVFKPQLPQKSAGKPTREELETLLTKGGPPHKSNPAVLTRDYSIHDEEPPLPPRPPVKHPKEPLKPNLNININNHNSTTVLRDAEYIDTPANPAPIKARPAVTRRPTTIRVPSQIVTESLQGNPPPLPARKPVGSLNTTTIPKQRSLPSIPTQELLRNKQVPLLPNQQENIRKPLPPRPPPAKPSPGRPPPPNVQTTKPPKGFLLPPRPVQGHRLYDKYTLPHGSAALDFNSSRTGEFSFQAAGPTCKQENGLKVQALHDFIPEGPGELGLKAGDIINMVERVDSEWYRGTCKGSTGYFPVNFAKVIPDAPTKPVPEKKQKPISVTWPRCVARDFEGESGEELPFAESDVGNEWAHGQMGATSAVEDLPPPPAQQQSRTNPNWVALPGMTNCASKQPEVVKPAQSSVEWVLARHDFDGKAEDELSFKRGDCILLTKHIDGDWSSGRFNGKEGLFPKAFVESRAGPKLSNNNQFEVGVVKGRAMYDFTSDCDEELSLQVGDVIINLESMDDEWFMGDLRGKRALVPKNYVQVL; the protein is encoded by the exons ATGATGGCTGAAGTGAGGCGTAGAGATGAGGCGGAGGAGCGTACTGAGCTTCACCATGTCATCGACCAAGCAACAG ATCATCTTGACGGAAGCAAAGCAGATCTTTTGCATTGCAG CGCTGGGCCTTTGCCTTCCATACGAGCTGCTATTAAACAAA CAAAGGCAAACTCTTTGAATGACAACACAAGAGACCGAAG TCGACCAGCGATCACTACCATCTCCGCGGAACCTCTGGACGACAACAACTGGTTCTCAGCATCGCCCGTGGTCTTTCCTTCCTCCCCTCCATCCAGCTGGACTGCAGAAATCCAG GCCCCACCGTCCTATGATCAGGTGATTCAAGAAAAGACCCGAGAGGAGCACATTGTTCGGCCCACAGCAGCCCCCCGGCGTTCCTCTGACTGTACTAGCACCACCTGCTCCACGCAGACCGACCCCGTCAGGGATAAATCAGCCG GTAAAAAGCCGCAAAAACCTCCAAGACCATCCTTGTCCAGACCTGAATGCTCTTCTGAAAGTGGTCCACTCAAATCACAAGAAAGCTGGGACTCAGGAGATCAGTGCACCAGATCGGTCACCTTCCACTGGGAGACGACTGCGCCACCTGACCCACCTCCTAGCGCGACGACTTATTCTGTTCCTGCTTTAGAACTGAGACCTGTCCCGCTTCCTCGCATAAAATCGAGAAAACAGACAGAAGATAACATTCAGACATTGATCAAATTTGAAGACAATGAGGTCCCCACAGATGCAGGAGATGTCTCCTCGAATGAGTATCTGAAAGAGCTGCTGGAGGTATTTAGTTCGAACAGGGACCAAACAAATCAGGAGGAACAAGTTCATGGAGAGATGAACAGTCAGCGAAACATCCAGGCCAGGATCAAGGCCTTCGAGAGCCAGACCGCCCCTGAGGATGGGAGTGCCAGTGAACCGATCAAACCGCAGCCTCTTCCCAGAAAGCCTGTGAAGCCGACGCTGGTGTCTGTTAAACCTCCGCTGGCGGCCAGATCTCTGTTGGTTCAAGACAGTCAAAATGTATCAAGCCACGATCAGACGCCAGTTTTCAAACCTCAGCTACCCCAGAAATCTGCTGGAAAGCCCACGCGAGAGGAATTGGAGACCCTGCTCACAAAGGGTGGACCCCCACACAAGTCGAACCCTGCAGTGTTAACCAGGGACTACAGCATCCACGACGAGGAGCCTCCTTTGCCGCCAAGACCGCCAGTGAAGCACCCCAAGGAACCACTGAAGCCCAATCTcaacatcaacatcaacaaCCACAATTCCACCACTGTCCTCAGAGATGCCGAATATATTGACACTCCGGCAA ATCCCGCTCCTATCAAGGCGAGACCAGCTGTAACAAGAAGGCCCACCACCATCAGAGTCCCCAGCCAAATTG TCACAGAGAGTCTTCAGGGCAATCCTCCTCCACTTCCCGCTCGGAAACCTGTAGGCTCCCTAAACACTACGACCATCCCCAAGCAAAGGTCCTTACCCAGCATCCCAACACAG GAATTGTTAAGGAACAAGCAGGTTCCATTGCTACCAAATCA GCAGGAAAATATAAGAAAACCTCTCCCGCCGCGCCCGCCTCCAGCCAAACCCAGTCCGGGACGACCTCCGCCACCCAACGTGCAGACCACCAAGCCCCCCAAAGGATTTCTCCTGCCTCCCAGACCGGTCCAGGGCCACCGTCTCTACGACAAATACACC CTTCCGCACGGATCCGCCGCCTTGGACTTTAACAGCAGCCGCACAGGAGAATTCTCATTTCAG GCTGCAGGTCCCACTTGTAAGCAAGAAAATGGACTAAAGGTTCAAGCCTTGCATGACTTCATTCCAG AGGGTCCAGGAGAGCTGGGCTTGAAGGCCGGTGACATCATCAACATGGTGGAGCGTGTGGACAGTGAATGGTACAGGGGCACTTGTAAAGGATCCACAGGTTACTTCCCAGTTAACTTCGCCAAAGTGATT CCAGATGCACCAACAAAACCTGTTCCTGAGAAGAAACAAAAGCCAATTTCTGTCAC CTGGCCAAGATGCGTGGCCCGTGATTTCGAGGGTGAGAGTGGCGAGGAGTTGCCGTTCGCGGAGAGCGACGTGGGCAACGAGTGGGCCCACGGTCAGATGGGCGCCACTTCCGCCGTCGAAGATCTGCCACCACCACCCGCTCAGCAGCAGAGTCGGACTAATCCCAACTGGGTCGCTTTGCCAG GCATGACCAATTGTGCCAGTAAGCAGCCAGAAGTGGTCAAACCGGCTCAG TCCTCGGTGGAGTGGGTCCTGGCTCGGCACGACTTTGACGGCAAGGCGGAGGACGAGCTGTCCTTCAAGCGGGGCGACTGCATCCTCCTCACCAAGCACATCGACGGCGATTGGAGCAGTGGAAGATTCAACGGCAAAGAAGGACTCTTTCCCAAGGCTTTTGTGGAGAGTCGCGCAG GTCCAAAGTTGTCGAATAATAACCAGTTTGAAGTGGGTGTCGTGAAGGGAAGGGCCATGTACGACTTCACTTCTGACTGCGATGAAGAGCTCTCTTTGCAG GTCGGGGACGTCATCATTAACCTGGAGTCCATGGATGACGAATGGTTCATGGGTGACTTGAGGGGTAAACGGGCCCTAGTGCCAAAAAACTATGTTCAAGTGCTCTGA
- the rps3a gene encoding small ribosomal subunit protein eS1, whose product MAVGKNKRLTKGGKKGAKKKIVDPFSKKDWYDVKAPAMFIIRNLGKTLVTRTQGTRIASDGLKGRVFEVSLADLQNDEVAFRKFKLITEDVQGKNCLTNFHGMDLTRDKMCSMVKKWQTMIEAHVDVKTTDGYLLRLFCVGFTKKRTNQIRKTSYAQHQQVRQIRKKMMEIMTREVQTNDLKEVVNKLIPDSVGKDIEKACQSIYPLHDVYVRKVKMLKKPKFELGKLMELHGEGSSGSTTKAAGDDTGAKVERADGYEPPIQETV is encoded by the exons ATGGCAGTCGGCAAGAATAAGAGGCTGACCAAAGGCGGCAAAAAGGGTGCCAAAAAGAAGAT TGTGGACCCTTTCTCCAAAAAGGACTGGTACGATGTCAAGGCGCCGGCCATGTTCATCATCCGCAATCTTGGCAAGACATTGGTCACCAGGACTCAGGGAACCA GAATCGCCTCTGATGGTCTGAAGGGTCGCGTGTTTGAGGTGAGCCTCGCTGACCTGCAGAACGACGAGGTGGCCTTCCGCAAGTTCAAGCTGATCACGGAGGATGTGCAGGGCAAGAACTGCCTCACCAACTTCCACGGCATGGACCTGACCCGTGACAAGATGTGCTCTATGGTCAAGAAATGGCAG ACGATGATCGAGGCCCACGTGGATGTGAAGACGACGGACGGCTACCTGCTGCGTCTCTTCTGCGTGGGCTTCACCAAGAAGCGCACCAACCAGATCCGCAAGACTTCCTACGCCCAGCACCAGCAGGTGCGCCAGATCCGCAAGAAGATGATGGAGATAATGACCCGCGAGGTGCAGACTAACGACTTGAAGGAGGTCGTCAACAAGCT GATCCCTGACAGCGTTGGCAAGGACATCGAGAAGGCCTGCCAGTCCATCTACCCTCTGCACGACGTCTACGTCCGCAAGGTCAAAATGCTCAAGAAGCCCAAGTTTGAAC TGGGCAAACTGATGGAGCTCCACGGCGAAGGCAGTTCTGGCAGCACCACCAAAGCAGCTGGAGACGACACCGGAGCCAAGGTGGAGAGGGCTGACGGTTACGAGCCCCCCATCCAGGAGACCgtctaa